One Engystomops pustulosus chromosome 7, aEngPut4.maternal, whole genome shotgun sequence DNA window includes the following coding sequences:
- the LOC140070725 gene encoding protein phosphatase 1 regulatory subunit 3E-like: MSSAMLSASSSSSGSCRDAMCVTTRQPQHLPPSIEHTLPLSCSGDTEESTRSACLGCMDTMPTHRHLLPRNFSCTAVLFGESPESPEDEDGNHGEEETVDKSKEPSKAVTRGREISVVPQSPTARRRAKSLPTPAERRHLEVAAPRKKEVRFADSLGLELTSVRHYNDADAPRVPYHVLAGLRCREACPAGAELSTLLLRPTPGSLQLEPLFTDPGSMSDFLDLVRQRKVCLETVHTDPFSVSGDLRVLNLCYEKEVMVRYTVDSWKTSSEVLASYQRGYSDRYSDRFTFKLLCPTLLNKEGMLEFAIRYKVCGTEYWDNNDGQNYKVKSHRATVSPPKEYESAWIHFI, translated from the coding sequence ATGAGCAGCGCGATGCTcagcgcctcctcctcctccagtgggTCCTGCAGGGATGCGATGTGCGTCACGACGCGTCAGCCCCAGCATCTGCCCCCTTCCATAGagcacacactgcccctctcATGTAGTGGGGACACCGAGGAGAGCACACGGAGCGCCTGCCTGGGGTGTATGGACACCATGCCCACCCACCGCCACCTCCTGCCGCGCAACTTCAGCTGCACTGCCGTGCTGTTCGGGGAAAGCCCGGAGAGCCCAGAGGATGAAGACGGCAACCATGGGGAAGAGGAGACGGTGGATAAGAGCAAAGAGCCCAGCAAAGCGGTGACCCGGGGAAGAGAGATCAGTGTGGTGCCACAGAGCCCAACTGCCCGCAGGAGAGCCAAGTCCCTACCCACACCTGCGGAGAGGAGGCACCTGGAGGTGGCGGCTCCCAGAAAGAAGGAGGTACGTTTTGCAGATTCTCTGGGGTTGGAGTTGACCTCAGTGCGACACTATAACGATGCAGATGCGCCTAGAGTTCCTTACCATGTGCTTGCAGGGCTGCGCTGTAGGGAGGCCTGCCCCgcgggggcggagcttagcacgCTGTTGCTCCGCCCAACCCCTGGTTCACTGCAATTGGAGCCTTTATTCACAGACCCAGGCAGTATGTCAGACTTCTTGGACTTGGTGAGACAGCGCAAAGTGTGCTTGGAGACTGTACACACTGACCCATTCAGTGTCAGTGGAGATCTCAGAGTTCTTAATCTGTGCTATGAGAAGGAGGTGATGGTCAGATACACAGTGGATTCTTGGAAAACTTCATCTGAAGTGCTGGCCTCTTACCAGCGAGGATATAGTGACAGGTATTCGGATCGATTTACTTTCAAGCTGCTTTGCCCAACCCTGTTGAATAAGGAAGGGATGTTGGAGTTTGCTATTCGGTACAAGGTATGCGGGACAGAATACTGGGATAACAATGATGGACAGAACTACAAGGTCAAGAGTCACAGAGCTACTGTATCTCCACCAAAGGAGTATGAAAGTGCATGGATTCACTTCATTTAG